From the Martelella mediterranea DSM 17316 genome, one window contains:
- a CDS encoding DUF1062 domain-containing protein — translation MHLLVDFRTEDQELMCKELRVRWTITPLKAPQPWITCSGCRDVKPFQPSGKIRLNANGRKLDAWLIYKCLTCDRTWNRPIFERQSVRDINAAILEALKSNDPDWVRSEAFNISALGRKAQRIDEFPEVHVEKAVIINAGDFSTVAIEMVASLPASLRLDRLLANELGLSRTRVKALADRGLLKTSAQRDDILRHRVRSGTVVTLSLAGAERDPRYWSAMVTGTAM, via the coding sequence ATGCACCTCTTGGTGGACTTCCGAACGGAAGACCAAGAACTTATGTGCAAGGAATTACGGGTCCGATGGACCATCACGCCGCTGAAAGCGCCCCAGCCCTGGATTACCTGCAGCGGATGCCGGGACGTCAAACCCTTTCAGCCCAGCGGAAAAATCCGCCTCAATGCCAATGGCCGAAAGCTTGACGCCTGGCTTATCTACAAATGCCTGACATGCGACAGAACATGGAACCGGCCAATCTTCGAACGCCAGAGCGTTCGCGACATCAACGCCGCCATTCTGGAGGCGTTGAAAAGCAACGATCCCGACTGGGTCAGATCTGAGGCCTTCAATATCAGCGCGCTAGGACGAAAGGCCCAGCGCATTGATGAATTTCCGGAGGTTCATGTCGAAAAGGCCGTGATCATCAATGCCGGCGATTTCTCGACCGTCGCAATCGAAATGGTGGCGTCTCTCCCCGCGAGCCTGCGCCTCGACCGGTTGCTGGCGAACGAACTCGGACTGTCGCGCACCCGCGTGAAAGCCCTCGCCGATCGCGGATTGCTTAAAACGAGCGCCCAACGCGACGATATTTTGCGTCACCGTGTCCGGTCGGGCACCGTCGTCACTTTGTCACTCGCCGGGGCAGAAAGGGACCCCCGTTATTGGTCTGCAATGGTAACCGGAACCGCAATGTAG
- a CDS encoding SDR family oxidoreductase — protein sequence MAGTKAPVGQVQDRQPGSEEEMHPQPDYMPRFAGSDRLKDKVVIITGGDSGIGRATAILFAREGAKLAIHYKDESEDAEITLKHVEEEGGEAFIFAGDIGDPKTSEALVGKTIERFGKLDVVVNNAAEQHAQDDIADISEEQLTRTFKTNIFGAFHLLKAARPHLKSGASIILVTSVTAYRGQPLLIDYSSTKGALLSLIRALSGNLASENIRVNGVAPGPIWTPLIPASFPEEKVETFGKDTPLGRPGQPNEVAPSLLFLACEDSSYISGQVLHPNGGELVGG from the coding sequence ATGGCCGGCACGAAAGCACCCGTAGGACAGGTTCAGGACCGCCAACCCGGTTCGGAAGAGGAAATGCACCCGCAGCCCGACTATATGCCGCGCTTTGCGGGCTCCGACCGGCTGAAGGACAAGGTCGTTATCATCACCGGCGGGGATTCCGGCATCGGGCGGGCGACCGCCATCCTGTTTGCCCGCGAGGGCGCGAAGCTCGCCATCCATTACAAGGATGAATCCGAGGACGCCGAAATCACCCTGAAACACGTGGAGGAGGAAGGCGGCGAGGCCTTCATCTTCGCCGGCGATATCGGCGACCCCAAAACCTCGGAGGCGCTTGTCGGAAAGACGATTGAACGGTTCGGCAAGCTCGACGTCGTCGTCAACAATGCCGCCGAGCAGCACGCCCAGGATGACATCGCCGATATTTCCGAAGAGCAGCTCACCCGCACCTTCAAGACCAATATCTTCGGCGCCTTCCATCTTTTGAAAGCCGCGCGACCACATCTGAAATCCGGCGCCTCGATCATTCTGGTGACATCGGTCACCGCCTATCGCGGCCAGCCGCTGCTCATCGACTATTCCTCGACCAAGGGCGCGCTGCTGTCGCTGATCAGGGCGCTTTCGGGCAATCTCGCTTCGGAAAACATCCGCGTCAACGGCGTGGCCCCCGGCCCGATCTGGACCCCGCTGATCCCGGCCTCCTTCCCGGAGGAAAAGGTCGAGACCTTCGGCAAGGACACGCCGCTCGGGCGCCCGGGCCAACCCAATGAGGTGGCGCCCAGCCTGCTGTTCCTCGCCTGCGAGGATTCTTCCTATATCAGCGGCCAGGTCCTGCACCCCAATGGTGGGGAGCTTGTCGGCGGCTGA
- the ampH gene encoding D-alanyl-D-alanine-carboxypeptidase/endopeptidase AmpH produces MRYAFAAIAILAATPAAASDPVLDEAVEFTAQIFHLDTGVPGLVIAAVRNGESAVFGFGEIEKGSGQAPDGDTLIGVGSLTKSFTGLSLAALVADGTVSLTDPVGPHAGVVDALPEKDGRQIRLIDLATHASGLPRELVDVEGVEKYSDASFAANLSENPLLFAPGNGIAYSNVGFDVLAMTLSGIAGEAYPDLLKAKVLDRIGLTATSYDRPQGENFMTGYDWNGNEMDPGDPIENRDGASGLYTTANDIVQYLRWNLDRFDADDAEVRAISHAAWLMRDGLDPVIGMDESGHMDAMGLGWVIMMPEGDRPLIIQKAGGTNGVFSYVAFAPSRDVGVFIAINQFNFSAATQMAQLVNNLVARLAPR; encoded by the coding sequence ATGAGATACGCCTTTGCCGCAATTGCAATTCTGGCCGCGACGCCCGCCGCCGCCAGCGACCCCGTGCTCGACGAAGCCGTCGAGTTTACAGCGCAGATTTTCCATCTCGATACCGGCGTTCCAGGGCTTGTCATAGCCGCCGTCCGTAATGGCGAGAGTGCTGTGTTCGGTTTCGGGGAGATCGAAAAGGGCAGCGGTCAGGCGCCGGATGGCGACACGCTGATCGGCGTCGGATCGCTGACGAAAAGCTTCACGGGACTTTCTCTTGCGGCGCTCGTCGCGGACGGGACCGTTTCGCTGACTGATCCCGTCGGCCCGCATGCCGGCGTCGTCGATGCGCTTCCCGAAAAGGACGGACGGCAAATTCGGCTGATCGATCTTGCCACGCATGCAAGCGGTCTGCCGCGCGAGCTTGTCGATGTCGAGGGCGTCGAAAAGTACAGCGATGCGTCCTTCGCGGCCAATCTTTCCGAAAATCCCCTGCTGTTTGCGCCGGGTAACGGCATTGCCTATTCAAATGTGGGCTTTGACGTGCTCGCAATGACCCTTTCCGGCATTGCCGGCGAAGCCTATCCGGATCTGCTCAAAGCCAAGGTCCTCGACCGGATCGGCCTGACCGCGACAAGCTATGATCGTCCCCAGGGCGAGAACTTCATGACTGGCTATGACTGGAACGGCAACGAGATGGATCCCGGCGATCCGATCGAAAACCGGGACGGCGCATCGGGCCTCTACACCACGGCCAACGATATAGTGCAGTATCTGCGATGGAACCTTGATCGCTTCGATGCGGACGACGCCGAAGTCCGCGCCATCAGCCACGCCGCGTGGCTGATGCGGGATGGCCTCGATCCGGTTATCGGCATGGATGAATCGGGCCATATGGACGCCATGGGGCTTGGATGGGTGATCATGATGCCGGAAGGTGATCGCCCGCTCATCATCCAGAAGGCCGGTGGCACCAATGGCGTGTTCAGCTACGTTGCCTTTGCGCCTTCGCGCGACGTCGGCGTGTTCATCGCCATCAATCAGTTCAATTTCTCGGCGGCCACGCAGATGGCCCAGCTCGTCAACAATCTCGTCGCAAGACTCGCGCCGCGCTGA